The genomic region GACACAAAAGGCCGCTGAAGCCCATAAAACTGTTTTTAGATGGTTGAGCGGCACAAAAAATTTTCAGCGCGTTACAGAACAGAATATAAGGGGAAAAATAGTGTGCGGGAGGGGCTTTCTGCAAGCTGATCTATAAATCAAAATGATGAAACAAAGAAAACGATATTAAGGCCGAAACGCCGGTTGGATTTTCTTTATTTTAGATTGCGCTTGTATTTCCTGTATGCAACGTGCTTTCTGCTTGCGTTCTTCAATTTTGCGTTGACGATCATTGTCGATTAAAACGGTCAAGAGCATTAACCAAAATAAGCTAAAAACCGGATTATTGGATGATTCATTGTTAAATACGGGTTTCAGTGAGTACATTTTCTCTGCTCCTCTTTTCAGAACCCGACCTGTCCGGGCCTTTCTGACCGCCACAAGAGGTACTCAGCACTAAAACGCACCTTCTCAGGCCGTAACGCAGAGGAGGAGCTTCCGCTTGCGGTTTAAACGTGCATGAGTGCTAAAAGTGGCATTTAAGAAGGAGCGGCGAGGGCAGGGGGCTAAAAAACAGAGAAAAACAGGCAGAAATTACACCTGGTTCTCAAAAAACCATCAATGACGCCATCGGTTTTTTTAAGACATGATCTGATAATCTAGAACCTATGGGATATTGCAGGAATGCAGCGCTGCTGGCACCGCAACGTCCACACAATAAAAATCAGGCGAGCCAAACAAGGTTTATCGAGTAATACACAGACCTTCCATCAAATAGCGTTTTTCCACCCTTTACGCTTATTAATCACGTCTCGCGCCTTATTCAAGGCTTGTGCTTTTTCCTTCGTCCCGCCCCGATCAGGATGAGCGGACATTATTGCGCGGCGATATGCCTTTTTGAAGTTTTTTTGCGTAAAATCTTCCTGTAATCCCAGCAATATCAACGCTTCAGTGTAGGCATCGGTTGTGTTTTGTCGATGTTGTCTTTGTTGCTGCTGTTGTTGTTGACGGTTCGCTTCTTCCCGCTTTTTACGTGTCTCTTCCTCACGGCGCCGGTTCTCAGCGTCTTCTTTCCTGGTCTGTTCTTCGTCTTTTCGCTGCGTTTCTTTTTCTTTATATGGCGGCGCTTCTTCTTCC from Nitrosomonas sp. PY1 harbors:
- a CDS encoding DnaJ family molecular chaperone, with amino-acid sequence MDGADWLRPRFAKGMKWIWFWSIRRIKALFSRKNSRPEEEAPPYKEKETQRKDEEQTRKEDAENRRREEETRKKREEANRQQQQQQQRQHRQNTTDAYTEALILLGLQEDFTQKNFKKAYRRAIMSAHPDRGGTKEKAQALNKARDVINKRKGWKNAI